DNA from Marinagarivorans cellulosilyticus:
AGCGCAAGGCGATCAATGCTGCGTAAAATATCAGCCGCAAACCAAGGGGAGCCAGGATAAACATCGCTGCCGTTTTTATCTCGGCAGCGCGCTATACACTGAATATAATTACGCATGGTTTCAGGGGGATTCCATGCGGCCAAAATACGCTCGATGCCTACTTTATATTCCGCTGTTTTATTCGCCACCGCCGCATTTAAACTGTAAATACCCGCGCCGGCATGGGTATCCATATAGAAGCAAGGCTTATCCTTTTGAGTGAGGTAACTCAAAATTCTTTCAATAACAAAGTGCTTAAGTACATCGGCGCTGTTGCCGGCATGAAAAGCATGGCGATAACTTAACATCGGAATTCACTCAATAATTAGGGCTGCAAAAATAACTGCCAAGATAGCAATACCGCTTTGAAATCAGTCAAACCACATTCGGCGTGAAGCTCTTCATCATAGAAGTCCGTCGAGCCTGCTATTTCCCCATCTGTTTGGAGCTCTTCCATATCCAACGCTAAACTATTCGCGCTTACCACTGCCCGCTCACGATCGAGCAATAAAGAAAAGCTTTTACCTGGCGCTTCATGCTCGTACAGCGCTTTAGCCTCAAGCTGCGCTACCACATCGATCAGAGCTGCAAGCTGGCTTGCATTTGCACTTAGCTCGTCGGTTAACCAGCAACCAAAGGCCGAATGGCCCGAAGAAAATACCGCGCCAGGCTGCCCTTGCGCATCAAACGTGAACTCATATTCCATAATTACAACACTTAATAATGGGGCCGCATTGTAGCCTACGGCCAGCACAGCATGGGGGAACAATTATTCGCTGACGCAAGGCCCGTCAGATGCGGCTGTTTGGTCAGAGCGCTGCGCCTTAGCCACATAAGCCGACTTGGGCTTAGGGTTTAGTTTAGCCGTTCGCTGCTTTGCTTTCTTTTTTAAAATTTGATTCACTTTTTTACGTCGATTCATTGTGCTCTCTATTTTTTAACCGCTGCTTAGGCAATAAGTTTTAGCAGCCCATTTAAGCTGAAGCCTGCTTTACCGACCACAGCTCTCGACTCAGTAAAAACGCAAAAAACACCATCACATTAGCCGCTAACAGTGTGTATAAAGCTTGATGTACCCCCATAAACTCTAATAGGAGGCCACACACAATAGAGCCAACAGGGGCAAAACCCAGCAGCACCATTTGATAAAGGGCTGCAGCACGGCCCCGCATATTGTTTGAAGTTACGCTGTATAACAGCACTCTACTCATGGATGCGGAATAACCAGCAACCGCGCCCCAAAGAAAAATTAAACCATAGCTGCCAAATAACGTGGGGCCACGCGTTATGGCATAAGCAATGCCAGCGGTATAGAGCAAGCAAAATAAAACTGACTGCCCCGGGTATTGCTGCGGCTTACGGTAAGCATTGGCAATATAAACAGCAATGGCCCCAGCACTAAACGAAGCTTGCATCCAAGCATATTGCGTGCTGTTAAAATCCCAGTGCGAAAAACCCAGCACAGGGAATAAAACCACCGCAAACCCCATTTGCATAAAACCATTAAAGGCACACAGCACCACTAGCTGACTAAGTGCTTTACTACGCTTCATCATAGCTATGCCATGGGCATAAATAGCACCTATTGATGGCTTTTTAACGTCCGCCACTTTATTGGGGCCGTGCTCTATAAAACTCACATGGGCGGGAATTAACCCCCAATACACTGCCGCCAAAGCAGATAATAAAAACTGCACAATTAAAACGCCAGTCACGCCAATTTCGTCGACAAAACCCGCAAATAAAGTACCTATTGCAACGCCGGTAAACTGAAAAGCACTGCTCAGCGACAGGGCGCGCTGCAATCGATTAGGTAATAGTTGCACGGCAGCTTTATCTTTAGCGGGCAAAAACAAAGCTGTACTAAAACCTAAGCACAAAGCGTAAACCACTAAAACAGCTGTATTTAACGAAGTAATATGGAGCGCCGCCACCATTAAAATATGACTTACACTTAAGCCTGCACAACCGACTTTAGCCAACCGGGTAGGCTCGTAACGATCAGCCAGCCTACCGGTTAACGGTAAAAGCCCTACCTGCGGCAATAGCATAGCCGCCATTAATAAACCTACACTAATGGGCGTCAGCTCTAATACCGACAGCGCCAACCATGCAATTAATACCACCTGCATACCGTTGCTGATGTAAATCAAACCAACAGCTGGATAGAGCGCATTTCTTAGCACTTAAATCTCCACATTATTTTTATTCTCCGGCACCTGCGGTGGATCTAACCAATCCGACAGCCGCTCCAAATCAAAAGGCCAATCCAACATTTGCTGATTGCTTTTATTTTCTAATACGGGAATTCGCTCGCCAAACTTAGCCACCGTTTGGGCATCGCAGGCAATATCGAATAACTCGAGCTGAATATCGAATGATTGACGCAAATTTTCGATAATGGCTTGTGCCTGCTTACACAAGTGGCAGCCTAAGGTGCCATACAAGCGCCATTGATGAATCATGAATAACGCCTCTTACGGCTTAAAGCTAGCTATCAAAAACCACTGTTTTATGGCCATTCAACAATACTCTGCGCTCTGCGTGCCAACGAATGGCCCTACCGAGCACAACGGCTTCTATATCGCGGCCTATCTCTACTAATTTATCCGGTGTTTGTGCGTGGGACACCCGCTCTACGGCTTGCTCAATAATTGGCCCCTCATCCAGATCTGCCGTAACATAATGAGCCGTCGCACCAATTAACTTAACACCGCGTTCATAGGCTTGGTGGTAAGGTTTTGCGCCTTTAAAGCCGGGTAAAAAAGAGTGGTGAATATTAATAGCGCGACCATTGAGCTGGCTGCAAAGATCATTCGAAAGAATTTGCATATAGCGCGCAAGAATGAGTAACTCGCTACCAGTTTGCTCGACCAAAGCAAGTATTTGCGCCTCTTGCTCGGCTTTGGTGGCCGGCGTTACCGGCAAATAGTGAAACGGCACCCCATACCATTCACACAGCGGCGTCATGGTTTCATGGTTAGATACAACCCCCATGATCTCGACAGGTAAAGAGCCCTGCTTCTGGCTATTAAGTAGATGGTTTAGGCAATGCCCCCACTGGCTCACAGCTATAAGCACTTTAGGTTTAGCGGTGCCATCATCAAGGGACCAATCCATACCATAACGCTGTGCAACGGCAGCAAATGCGCTTTTAACGGCCGCTATCGACTTAGGCCCTTCAACAGACTCAAGCACTGTGCGCATAAAAAAACGCGAGGTATGAACATCTTCAAACTGAGAAGATTCGCGGATATTAAAGCCTTGCAAAGAAAATAGACTGGCAACAGCGGCCACAATGCCCGGCTGATCGGCACAGCTAAGCTTTAAAATCATCGAGCTAGACGTTGAACTAGACATGCTTTGATCTCAAAAAAGTGAGCATTTTACGGGATAAACGCACACCTCGTCTAACCACATGTTAAAGCACCCGCAACACATCAAATGTTAGAAAACAGGAATTTTTCCACAAAAGCGTATATTGTGAACTTTTTGAAGCAGGTATTGTCACGAATTGAGAGTTCATAATTTAGACCTTAGGGCAAGCGAAGATGCCCAAACAGGCAAAGCTGATCCTTAGCGATTAGCTACTCAGTAGTTGCAGGTACATGACTCTCAAATACCTGCTGAGCCTGTTCGCTCAGTTAGCATTCAGCGAACACAGCTCCGTAGGCTTAAATATTCACTGCCATAAACAGGGGAATAACTTGCTATATGTTGCGCTCTTTAGCCTTCATGGCCTAATTCGGCCAACCCATTTAGAACTAGGGCGAGACGCCGATACCGGCGGGCAAACCCGCTATGTTGTCGAGCTGGCCAATGCGCTTGCCGAGCTACCCAACGTTGGTAAAGTTGAGTTATTTACTCGACTGATAAAAGATCCAACCGTAGACGCCAACTACGGCATCGCGCAAGAATCACTCGCTCACCCCAATGCCTCAATTATTCGCCTGCCAGCAGGGCCCGAGCACTACCTACCCAAAGAAGATTTATGGGAGCACCTAGACGAATTTGCAGACCACGCGCTCGATTGGTTTGTACAAAACAATCAACAGCCAGACTTACTTCACTCGCACTATGCCGATGCCGGTTACGTTGCGTCGCGGTTAGCTAATCAAACCGGCATTCCAATGGTTCACACAGGCCACTCACTAGGCCGCGATAAACTCAAGCGCTTAACATCCGCAGGGCTTAGCCTGCAAGAAATCGAAAACGATTACAAAATCACCCAACGCATTGAGGCCGAAGAGCTAACACTGGCCAATGCAGACCTCGTCATTACCAGCACCACCAACGAGAGAGAAGACCAATACGAGCTCTACGACTATTACAACCCAGAGACCATGCGCATTATTCCTCCGGGGGTAGATCTCAATTTATTTTCATCACAGGACAATACCGAAAACAACGATGCCGTTGATGATGCCGTTGATATTGATAAGGTCTGCCAAAATCTAACAAAGCCTTTAACCGACCCCAAAAAGCCCATGATTCTGGCTTTAGCAAGGGCTGACCAACGCAAGAATAGCCGCAGCCTTGTTATTGCCTTTGGCAAAAATAAAGCCCTAAGGGAAAAGGCTAATTTAGTCTTAATACTTGGAAACCGAGATGATATTAGCGATTTAAATGATGGCGCTAGGGACGTATTCACCGAGCTGTTATTACTTGTCGATAAATACGATCTTTATGGCAGCGTCAGCCTGCCCAAGCACCACGACTCTCAAGATGTTCCGTACATATACCGCGCCGCCGCAACGACTCAAGGGGTGTTTATTAACCCCGCACTCACAGAACCCTTTGGTTTAACGTTGCTTGAAGCCGCAGCCAGTGGGCTACCCATTGTTGCCACGAGCAACGGCGGGCCTGTAGATATTATTGAAAACTGCCAAAATGGAATACTTGTAAACCCTCTGGATACCGAAGGCATTGCCTCAGCCCTGCTTGAGCTCGTCGAAAACAAAAGTAAGTGGCTACAATTTAGAGATGCGGGCCTTAAAGGTGTTAAAAGTTTTTACTCTTGGCAAGCCCACGCCAAGAGCTATGCCAAAGCCATTTTCTCCTTGGTTCGAAAAAGCAATTCTATTGACATCAGCACTCTACCAGACTTAAAAATTCGCAAAAACTTTTGCGGCGCTATATTTACAGGTTTCGATCAAAGCCTTACTGGCGACCAAGAAGCACTCAACAACTTTAAAGAAATGATTCGCACCAATAGAAAGCAACTAGGCTTCGGCATTGCAACAGGTAGAACGCGAGATTCAATTCTTACGCAAATAAAGAAAAACAATATCCCTTCACCCGACTTCTTAATTGCCGGCTTAGGCTCTGAAATTTACTACACTAAAGATATTATTCTCGACAAACAGTGGATGAAGCATATCGACCACCTATGGTCACCTTCATCACTTTGGCCATTAATGGAAGAGCTGCCAGGCATACGTCTGCAAGAGCACATTCATCAAAGCCGCTTTAAAATTTCATATTATTACGATGCCAACTTAGCTCCAGCTATCGATGACATCAATGCCTACCTTCGGCAAAACGATCAAGCCGTTAATATCACTTTATCACTCGGCCAATTTTTAGATATAACACCTCTGCGCGCCAGCAAAGGTAATGCACTGCGTTATGTTGCTCAGAAATGGGATATTCCCTTCGAAAACATTTTAGTGTCTGGTGGCTCTGGCGCCGATGAAGATATGATGAGGGGGATGTCTTTGGCCGTTGTGGTTAAAAATAGGCACCGCGAAGAACTTTCAAATATCGAACAAGGGCAAAATATTTACTTTGCCCAAAGCGCCTATAGTGCTGGGATTATGGAAGCTGTAGAGCATTACGACTTTTTGGCTCTGTTAAATGCTGAAAAATAACAAAACGATTATGCATAAGGCTAAGGGGAAGATGCGATGGCAACACACTTAATTTGCACAGACCTAGACAGAACATTGATTCCCAATGGCAGTCACGAAGAGCCGCTATTAGCGCGGGCACGCTTCGGTAATATTTTTAAGTACAATGATGCTAAGCTCGCGTATGTCAGTGGCAGAAGTATTGCTTTGGTAGAACAAGGTATTGCCGAATATTTACTGCCGCGCCCCAACGCTATTATCGCTGACGTGGGGGCGAGTATTTATCATGCCAACGACACAGGTTGGGAGCCCGACCCGCACTGGCACACTTTAATCGCCAAAGATTGGCAAGGGCAAAGCTGGCAATCTTTGATCGAGTATTTAACGGTAATCGATAACATTACACTGCAGGAAGAACAAACCAATCAAAGCTGCCCACATAAATTAAGTTACTACACGCCGCCCGATGTTAACGCCGACGAGCTACAGCACACCATTCAACAAATATTAGGAGAGCAAGGCTTTAACAGCAGAGCCATATGGAGCTTAGACGAAGCTAAAAACTGCGGCCTTCTCGACATCCTTCCTGCCAGCGTATCTAAACTACACGCTATAGAATTCCTTGCAAAAACACAGGATATAGACCTTTGCCAATGTTTATTTGCAGGCGATAGCGGCAATGATTTAGAAGCACTAGAAAGCCATATACCCGCAGTGCTCGTCGCTAATGCGAGCCCAGAAGTGCGGCGTTTAGCAATGCAGGGCGCTAAGCGCTTAAACAACGAAGACAAGCTCTATTTGGCCCAATATCAGTCGCAAGACGACAACGGCCATTATGCCGGCGGCATCCTTCAAGGCATCGAGCATTTTTACCCAGAACTGTATAGCGCGTAATTAACATTCACCTAATTGGAGACAACGCATGACAGCAACTGTTTTTGGCGAAGTATTATTCGATATTTTTAGCGACGCACATGCCGTGGCCGGTGGTGCGCCCTTTAACGTCGCCTGGCATTTGAATGCCTTTGATGTAGACGTTAACTTTGTTTCCAGAGTCGGCGACGATGATAAGGGCAAGCAGCTATTAAACATGATGGATAAAGCAGAACTTGCCACCACAAATGTGCAAATCGACAATACCCGTCCAACCGGTTATGTCAACGTAGACCTTCAAAATGGAGAGCCCACCTACACCATTGGTGAAAATGTAGCTTACGACGCAATTGAAGCGCCAGCATTAAAAAACACATGCAACGTGCTTTACCACGGCACTTTAGCACTAAGAAGCCAAGCATCTGCACAAGCGTTGGAATCCCTAAGAGCCAGCGCCGAACTGGTATTTATGGATGTCAATTTGCGCGAGCCTTATTGGGATAAAGACACAACACTTAAGCTGGCACAAAAAGCCGACTGGCTTAAGATTAATGCCGATGAATTTCGTATTTTAGCGGATGCCGACTACAGCGAAGAAGCAGCTTACAATTTACTCACATCACTAAAACTCCAAGGTTTACTAGTAACCCTTGGCGATAAAGGCGCTTGCGTTTACGCCGCAGAACAAAGCCAATGTTCAAAGGTAGTCCCCAAAGTACAAGATAATGTTATTGATACAGTCGGTGCTGGCGATGCTTTTAGCGCGGTTTTTATTATGGGCTTACTTAATAATTGGCCCATGCAGGCCATTTTGGCCCGAGCGCAAGCCTTTGCCTCGCATATTGTGACTATCACCGGAGCGACCAGCACCGATGCCGAGTTTTACACCCCTTTCAAGCAGGCATGGCAAATGGAACCTCTAACCTGCGAGCAGGAATAGATACCCACGCCCTAGCACCCTGCCCCAAAATGATTACAGGCTTTTTTCAATGTATGAACAACGCTCGCACTCTATTCTCAATCACATTCTCGAAAACCTGCCTAGCCAGCTGACCGAACACGACCTTAGATATTTTTTAATTCGGCTTGGCGCTAACTTTTACGCCATTCACAGCCTTTTCGAAAAGCTATATGGCCGCCGTAAAGATTTCAATGAGCAGCTCAAAAATCTTGTCGAACGTATGGCTTGGAGCTACGTTGCTCGCGCTAATGATTTACGCATAGACGACCGCGCCTGCGAAGACGACTACAACTGGTTTTTATCAGAAGAACTCGTCGGCATGGCGCTGTACACCAACGGTTTTGCCGAAGATATTCAAGACCTTCATCAAAAGTTAGATTACTTCGAAGAGCTTGGCATTAACGTTATACATTTAATGCCCATACTGAAATGCCCGCAAGGCGCAAGCGATGGTGGTTATGCCGTTAGCGATTACCGCCAAATCGACCCACGCATTGGCGATCTAGAACAACTTAAAAAGCTCGTTAAAACCATGCGCAATAGAGATATGCACTTAGTTTTAGATGTTGTTGTCAACCACACATCCAACGAGCATCAATGGGCGCAAAAAGCACAGCAAGGTGATCAAAAATACCAAGATTTTTATTACATGTTCGACGACCGGCGCACACCCGATATGTTCGAACAAACACTGCCAGAAATTTTCCCAGAAACGGCCCCAGGCAACTTCACATGGGACCCGAGTGCACAAAAATGGGTAATGACCGTTTTTAACGATTACCAATGGGATTTAAATTATTCCAACCCAGCGGTATTTATCGAGATGCTCGACATTATTTTGTTCTGGGCCAACCAAGGCGCTGATATTGTTCGGTTAGATGCTGTCGCTTTTTTGTGGAAAAAAATCGGTACCGTTTCTCAAAACGAGGACGAGGCACACCTTATTTTGCAACTAATGAAAGATTGCTGCCAAGTGGTTGCTCCAAGCTTGCTATTTATTGCCGAGGCAATTGTGGCCCCAAGCGAAGTCATTAAATACTTTGGTGAAGACGCCGTAGTAGCAAAAGAGTGTGAGATCGCCTATAACGCAACAACAATGGCGCTGTTATGGGATGCTATGGCGACTAAGAATGCCAATTTGCTACGTCAAGGCTTGCGCAGCTTACCCACCAAACTCGACGGAGCCACATGGCTAAATTATGTGCGCTGTCACGACGACATTGGCTTTGGGTTTGATGATCATGACATAGCCATTGCGGGTTACAACCCATATGAACATCGTCGTTTTTTACATAATTATTTTATTGGCAACCATAAAGACTCCGATGCCCGAGGCATCCCTTTTGCCGAAAACCCTAAAACAGGTGATGCTCGTATATCCGGCTCGCTGGCATCCCTTATTGGCCTTGAAGAAGCCATAGAGCAAGCTGACCCAGCACTCATACAGCACGCCATTGATCGCATACTTTTGTTACATGGCATTATTTTAAGTTTTGGCGGCATTCCCCTACTGTATTACGGCGACGAGATTGGTGTTACTAACGATTTCAGCTATTTACAGAATCACGATAAACAAGCCGATAACCGTTGGGTACACAGGCCCATAATCAATTGGCACAAAGCGGAACTTCGCCATCAAGAAGGCAGTATTGAAGCCAAAATTTTTAACGGCATTAAACACCTAATCGCAGTAAGGAAAGCACAGCCTGTCTTTGCTGACTTTAACAATAGAGTCTTGCTCGAACTTAGTAACCCCGCACTTTTTGCTTACTCGCGCTTCGACGTTAAAGACCAATCAAAGCGCATTACTGTATTGGCTAACTTTAGCGCAGAACAACACTTCTTAAAAACTGATGACATTGAAGGCCTTCAAGGCGTTAGCCCATCATCATTAATTAATGCCATTACAGGGAAAGAACCCGAACATTTTCAAAACGATTTAATTCTCAAACCTTACGAATTGCTTTACCTATGCACGTAATACAACAGTTACTGCAATAAAGTTTCGGCCAACAAGCTTTCTAGCGAAAAAGGCAATTTAAGTGCCTTCACCTTTTGCGCATGCTGTTTTGCTTGATCAAAATCGTTATTTAACCATGCATTAAATCCAGCGTAGAAATGTAATTGCGACTGGTAACAGCGATTCCCCTCAACCTGTTCAGCAAGTGCTTGGTAATTTTTATCACCTGCCATCACATCAAACAAAGCAACAGGCCATGGATGGTGGTAGCTTAACTGGCTAGACTTTGGCCAAGCATCATCAAAAGAAATATTTTTATTTTCCCCGTGCGCCACCGCAGCCATCAAGCTTGCCAGCAATAAATCGTAAGAACCCAAAGCATACTTGGCCTGTAAAAATTCTGGGTAATGTTTAACAGCAGCTTGCCATTGCCCGGTTAACATTAAGTAGTCAATATACGCACGCCCTTGTGGCTGACTTTGTAAATCAGCCGCATTAGCCGCTCGCTCAAAAAGACGTTTAGCCGCACCTAAATTGCCGCCATAAACATATAAATATGCTGCTTGCCACAAACTCGGCACATCGTCTTTTTTGGCCAATACCGCCGCTTCGTTAAGCATTAGCGGCATCAGGCCCAATACGCCATAAATAACACCCATTTGATAATGCACATCGGCATCCGAATTGATTTTTAAGGTATTGCGATAAAGGCTTAAGGCAGGCCGCAGTGCTTCGCTATTATCTTGAATACAAGCCTGATCTAGTGCCGCTTGGTAAAAGTAATTGGCCAGCGTATAAGGGTAAAGCTCCTCATCGGGAGCATGTCTGGCTGCCTCGTACAAAACAGCCTTAGCCACTACGGCATGCCCCATCGCCACTAGCTGTTCTGCCAATATCGCTCTTACCGTTGCATTTTCGGGGGCCTCTTGAATAGCCATTCGCAAATTTTTTAGCAAAAGCTCATTACTCACAGAAGCAGGGCTTGATGATTGAATAGCTGCATTACGCTGATACAGAGCAAACGTCGGCGGGTAATATTCATTGCGAATAAGCGCAGGTAAGCGTGTATACAGCTGGTTAAGCCCAGCCATACTTTCCGATAAAGTAAGGTATGCACCTGTAGGCAATTGCGCATTAAAATAATAAAAGCTATACAAGCCACGTAAGGCCGGAACATAGCCTGGCGAGGTTTTTAGCAACGCTTGGTAGCGGCTATATGTAGAGGCCCCTACACGCTTATCAAGAGACTGCGTATAACTTTGAAAGTCTTGATCTATTTGCGCAACAATTTTAACCGGCAGTAAAGGCGGAGCCGCATTAGTCGAGGGCGGTTTATAACCCGTACTGGCACAACCACATAAAATAAGAGCCAGGACGAAAGTACCCGCACGTAAACTTAATAATTTCACGGTTGCGAATACCCTAACTGCTTTGCCAACTCGAAAGACTTCGCAGCTTCCTCTAGCAGCTCGTTATAGCCTTGCGCCAAACCTAACAAATACTGAGCTTCACCATTTTTGGGTTCTAACGCGGCCGCTTTTTTGGCAGCACTTAACGCCGCAGGGAATTGCCCATTTGCAAGGTCCTGCCGTATTCCGGCAAACATGCCTGCAATACCCGTAGCATTAGCCATCATGTTACTTTTAGCGCCTAATTCATTATTCAAGTTATAGGCCACAGCAAAACCTTGTTCTTCAGCTAAGCCGGTAATTGCATCGTAAAAAGCAGCATAATCACTACGGGCCAATGTTAATGATGGCAAGCGAATTTGAGTCTCTACTGCAATACCCTCAGGCTTAGCCTGACTGCTTTGGACAACCGAAAACCAAGGCGTTTCGATATTAGGGCCAGTACTGATGAGCTCTTGGTACGACTGCCCTTGCTTTTTAAATAGCACACTGGCGTTCAAAACAAAACCTGGGTCCAACTGAAAAGGTTGCACCCGCTCGCTAGGCTTATGCCACTGATAAACCCCAGCAAAAACCCCCAACAATTGATTAACGTTAAAAACAATACTTTCGGGCGCATCGCGCTCCCATGGTGCTTTAAAACGCCACACACCAGAAACTTTAAACGGAAGCCAAAGATCTTCGGCGTTTTCGACGGTCAATTCAGTTAACTCTGCGTTAGCAAATAAATTGGCAAGGCTATCGGTAATGGCTTTTTCTTTTTCCGTTTGATACATCCATGTAGCACGTAAACTCTGTTCATAAATACCGCTTAGGCTTAACGAAAAATGTCCCTTTAAGGGCTCGTCTATTTTTGCTTCTGCATTGGGCGGCTCAAACACGACATTCAAATGCGCCTGATGGAAGTCAATAGCCCTATCGGGAATCGTCGTTAAGGCATTAGAGTTTTTCTTCACAATTAAAGCTGGCTGCCCTTCCAAACCAATACCGCCGCCTGGGTATAACTGCTGATCGCCAGATGTATCTAACCAAATCGCCCGCTGGCCATGCTGAGCCGGGATATGGGTAATCATGTGATCGAAATACACGCTAGGAACCGGCATATCAGGCAAACCCATCGAGCGCGTTGCGACTAACGCGGGGTAAGCCTCCACACCCAGCTCACGCAGCAGAGCAATCGTTAATACCGTTTGATCTTTACAATCGCCATAGCCATTTTTATAGACCGCAGGCGCAGAGTGTGGCTCGTAGCCACCGCGTCCTACATGCGCAAATACATAGCGCACCTGCTGATTAAGTAACGCGTAAACGGCGCGTATTTTTTCATCGCGCGTTGTCGCTTGCTGCGCTATACGCTGCGCTTGCCGCTTTAATGTT
Protein-coding regions in this window:
- a CDS encoding DUF3857 domain-containing transglutaminase family protein, whose translation is MSVRVALGCAIGLGLGVCARVLGYGLFGALLCVPLVHAQGGESHQSLAAALAVQKRAYKPSPNAGAEVLLRKSHIVLDEDYLAQAVVYMSVAINDDEAARDYSQITIPYNEHFDQLTLDFARVLTQHGQLENVLADAIQIQSPSQDNFYQDRKELTFSLPNVRAGSVIEFQYTRKSMSAIMPKAYFARFWLHWWQGRAGGQSSRLDPVAVREVTLLGPQSLALTSAISHPKWVKQSSKKTAAGIQWHWVAKNLRAIPLQPYMPREDGIVPFVSVSTTPQWQAVADWALALFAPHIQLDETLKRQAQRIAQQATTRDEKIRAVYALLNQQVRYVFAHVGRGGYEPHSAPAVYKNGYGDCKDQTVLTIALLRELGVEAYPALVATRSMGLPDMPVPSVYFDHMITHIPAQHGQRAIWLDTSGDQQLYPGGGIGLEGQPALIVKKNSNALTTIPDRAIDFHQAHLNVVFEPPNAEAKIDEPLKGHFSLSLSGIYEQSLRATWMYQTEKEKAITDSLANLFANAELTELTVENAEDLWLPFKVSGVWRFKAPWERDAPESIVFNVNQLLGVFAGVYQWHKPSERVQPFQLDPGFVLNASVLFKKQGQSYQELISTGPNIETPWFSVVQSSQAKPEGIAVETQIRLPSLTLARSDYAAFYDAITGLAEEQGFAVAYNLNNELGAKSNMMANATGIAGMFAGIRQDLANGQFPAALSAAKKAAALEPKNGEAQYLLGLAQGYNELLEEAAKSFELAKQLGYSQP